One region of Longimicrobium sp. genomic DNA includes:
- a CDS encoding helicase-associated domain-containing protein: protein MKLADLDWRGVLATLPDWEALSPAARRAFVEVKPEGTAASVLGAAKAELEKAGMIVVAGAQGTLWEATPRYHALLLALRTMHGFPVLDANEPALAADYVRENLTNDEARRISTTGYSWANPVQVAEQTFSVGWVEGFLALQDRRAAARWEAQLVTQSEGTHLMHHGVFDALQVLVRSFAGNPRGVPLREILPGLDDDTRAAVLKAGFRYLLLFPTLREQGPEAVVGLSPGAALRLGPPPPAPKPAEPAESFETPYALADMTAVLVEVATAPIPLRGDGVLYARAQTTLASRLQPLPAWVGEILDLPEDLDEEDDFDEDEDAQRGRRRAGPGPELIARATAAARALISFGLAATREDKSGKRHLAATKEGVRWLELGEGERLRGVLQLLRASGQRNPPGWYDPSRGSDFFPTRLGVEIPRGAGVDLRTATAAVFLSIPPGAVVPVEELLLFHSVAANPFLGPGLRKLLEKRYSSSTPSTREGWELLWIDLLRTFLALRLFAFGGARLARTADGVPCVGLTPVGRYLLGATDSFEYAPPPEGEVLVQPDFEIVFLAPAPRLEPEMARFADRVGAGVGALFRITRASAIRAAEQGLTGDQVVGSLEQVARGGVPANVARQVRDWMGSTRRVSLLPAILIECPDADTAARVRAAGGKQVEAITPTILRVKAQGKDRTALVKRLREKGIFVSD, encoded by the coding sequence ATGAAGCTGGCCGACCTGGACTGGCGGGGGGTCCTGGCGACCCTCCCGGATTGGGAGGCGCTCTCCCCCGCCGCGCGCCGCGCCTTCGTGGAGGTGAAGCCCGAGGGGACCGCCGCGTCGGTGCTGGGGGCCGCGAAGGCGGAGCTGGAGAAGGCCGGGATGATCGTCGTGGCCGGGGCGCAGGGCACGCTGTGGGAGGCGACCCCGCGGTACCACGCGCTGCTCCTGGCCCTGCGGACGATGCACGGCTTCCCCGTCCTGGACGCCAACGAGCCGGCGCTCGCGGCGGACTACGTGCGCGAGAATCTCACGAACGACGAGGCCAGGCGGATCAGCACCACGGGCTACTCGTGGGCGAATCCCGTGCAGGTCGCGGAGCAGACCTTCTCCGTGGGCTGGGTGGAAGGGTTCCTCGCGCTGCAGGATCGCCGCGCCGCGGCCAGGTGGGAAGCGCAGCTCGTCACGCAATCCGAGGGCACGCACCTGATGCACCACGGGGTGTTCGACGCACTCCAGGTGCTGGTGCGCTCGTTCGCCGGCAATCCGCGCGGCGTGCCCCTCCGCGAGATCCTACCCGGGCTGGACGACGACACGCGCGCGGCGGTGCTGAAGGCGGGGTTCCGCTATCTCCTCCTCTTCCCCACCCTTCGCGAGCAGGGGCCCGAAGCGGTGGTGGGGCTCAGCCCGGGCGCCGCGCTGCGGCTCGGACCGCCGCCGCCCGCGCCAAAACCCGCGGAGCCCGCCGAGAGCTTCGAAACGCCCTACGCACTCGCGGACATGACCGCGGTGCTGGTGGAGGTCGCCACCGCCCCCATCCCCCTGCGCGGCGACGGTGTGCTGTACGCCCGGGCGCAAACGACGCTGGCGTCCCGCCTCCAGCCGCTCCCGGCGTGGGTCGGCGAGATCCTGGACCTCCCGGAGGACCTCGACGAGGAAGACGACTTCGACGAGGACGAGGACGCGCAGCGCGGGCGGCGGCGCGCCGGTCCGGGCCCCGAGCTCATCGCGCGGGCCACCGCCGCCGCGCGGGCGCTGATCAGCTTCGGGCTCGCCGCCACGCGTGAGGACAAGAGCGGCAAGCGCCATCTCGCCGCCACCAAGGAGGGCGTGCGCTGGCTGGAGCTTGGGGAGGGCGAGCGCCTCCGAGGGGTGCTCCAGCTCCTCCGTGCGTCGGGCCAGCGCAACCCTCCGGGGTGGTACGACCCGTCCCGGGGGAGCGACTTCTTCCCCACGCGGCTCGGCGTCGAGATCCCCAGGGGCGCGGGGGTGGACCTGCGCACGGCTACGGCCGCCGTGTTCCTCTCCATCCCGCCGGGTGCAGTGGTGCCGGTGGAGGAGCTGCTGCTCTTCCACTCCGTCGCGGCGAACCCATTCCTCGGCCCGGGCCTCCGCAAGCTCCTGGAGAAGCGGTATTCGTCATCGACTCCGTCCACCCGTGAGGGGTGGGAGCTTCTCTGGATCGACCTGCTGCGCACTTTTCTGGCGCTGCGGCTCTTTGCGTTCGGCGGCGCGCGGCTGGCCCGCACGGCGGACGGCGTTCCCTGCGTGGGGCTGACGCCGGTCGGACGCTACCTGCTGGGCGCCACCGACAGCTTTGAGTACGCGCCCCCGCCGGAGGGCGAGGTGCTGGTGCAGCCCGACTTCGAGATCGTGTTCCTTGCGCCCGCCCCGCGCCTGGAGCCGGAGATGGCGCGCTTCGCGGACCGCGTCGGCGCGGGGGTGGGGGCGCTCTTTCGCATCACGCGCGCTTCCGCGATCCGCGCCGCCGAGCAGGGGCTGACCGGCGACCAGGTGGTGGGATCGCTGGAGCAGGTCGCGCGCGGCGGGGTGCCGGCCAACGTCGCTCGCCAGGTGCGCGACTGGATGGGGAGCACGCGCAGGGTGAGCCTGCTCCCGGCCATCCTCATCGAGTGCCCCGACGCCGACACCGCCGCGCGGGTACGCGCCGCCGGCGGAAAACAGGTGGAGGCGATCACCCCGACCATCCTTCGCGTGAAGGCGCAGGGGAAGGACCGGACCGCGCTCGTCAAGCGGCTCCGCGAGAAGGGGATCTTCGTTTCAGACTGA